The following are encoded in a window of Ranitomeya variabilis isolate aRanVar5 chromosome 6, aRanVar5.hap1, whole genome shotgun sequence genomic DNA:
- the HIGD1A gene encoding HIG1 domain family member 1A, mitochondrial, which produces MASGAGDVLPTYELGETQTSKLIKKSRESPFVPVGIAGFAAVVAYGLYKIRSRGDTKMSVHLIHMRVGAQGFVVGAMTCGVLYSMYKEYLAKPQE; this is translated from the exons ATGGCATCTGGCGCAGGTGATGTCCTTCCAACCTACGAACTTGGAGAGACTCAGACATCGAAGCTGATAAAGAAGTCTCGGGAGTCCCCGTTTGTGCCTGTTG GTATTGCTGGATTTGCCGCGGTGGTGGCGTACGGACTGTACAAGATCAGATCCCGAGGAGACACCAAGATGTCTGTGCACCTTATACACATGCGGGTGGGGGCACAAGGTTTCGTTGTCGGTGCAATGACTTGTG GTGTGCTGTACTCTATGTACAAAGAATATCTGGCCAAGCCCCAGGAGTAA